The following is a genomic window from Rutidosis leptorrhynchoides isolate AG116_Rl617_1_P2 chromosome 8, CSIRO_AGI_Rlap_v1, whole genome shotgun sequence.
TCGTCAAGATCACCGAATAAAGAATGTGTAAGGGCTTCCATTGTGTCATTATCTTGATAGAAGATGTCGTCATTGACTTGAAATTTGTTTTGATCTAATTTTTTTGAAATGTCGTCGATATTAATATTGTGAAGTGGTTCTTTCAAGACTTTGCAAGCATGATCATTTAAACAATCTATAGTAGACGGTGGTTTAACATTATTCTTAGTTTGCGTAGATGGATTTTGTATGTTTGTGAGTGATGATAAAGCTTTTTCAAAGTAGTTTAGGGTGCAAAAAGGAGTTTGTGACCAGCTTTTTAAATGTGACGACTGTTGTGTGATGTTTTGACATAGTTGAAGCACATGATCAAAGCatagtggttgtggttgtggttgaggtTGTGAAAAAGGTTGATCATGTTTATTGTGCATTTGTTGGTTAGAAGATTTTGAAATAATAAGTTTAGAGTTACTACGAACGAGTCTTGCCTCTGCTTCAAGACGAGCGCTCTCCCATTGAGTCATGTGGCTCAAGTTGGAAGTGGCTGCTATCCTTGACGACCTGTGAGTGTTCGGGTCGATACCCATTTTGGTTAGTCGTTTTTTGAGATTGGTGTTCCAGTAATTCTTGATTTCATTGTCAGTCCTCTTAGGTAAATGAGCTGCTATAGCTGACCATCtgcaaaaattatatatttatgtatgtacacATTCATGTCAACACTAATAATTAATTGATTTATTATACTCTATAATAGCTAGGTACATATATATCTAAGGGTACAATTTCATATTTTCATATCTACAGCATAAAATTCTTGCAAGAAATTACTCCGTATTAACTTTGTGTTTCCTCATAGCTATATTAAAAGTTTCTTTTGTAATAGTTGAAAAAACCGATTTGCATTTGCATTAACATTAAATTAAAGTTTTATTCTTAATTACTACTCTATAAAAACTTTCCATGTTTGGGTTGTTCTATTTTTGATACGATGTAGCTAGCTAGCTAGAATGAATTTAGTTTGTTGGCTCCACATTGTTTCACATATTTCTCTTTCCATATAAGATCTTATAAAGGAAGTGACCACTTGCTTGAGTTGTTCAAGCATTATATTTTTCcaaatatatgaacatatatacccCACACATTTTGATCCCCACAACATACACATAGACAATAATAATAAGAGTGGAATTGAAAATGAAAATCACTTTGTAAAAGAATGTCTTTTGACCACAAATGTATAATATGAACATAAACATGAAGATATGTAGTAGTAGTACTTTGTTTTTCATAAGGTACAAGTATATCATCACATTTTTATGTAATTAATCACTAATACAATATTTGTTCTTTACTAGTCAACTTAAAATATTAAACCACAAACTTGTTTTTTTCTTTTGTTTGTTAGCAATGCCTTTTAAAATTGTACACAGTATAATATATGAAACAAATGACTACTTAAACATCTATAACTGACAAACTAGAATTAGCAAGTATATAGCGATTACGTACCTATTACCGAGAAGAGCATGGAGTTGCATGATGCTTCGTTCTTCTTGTAAACTAAACTTTCCTCTTTTGATATCGGGTCTCAAATAATTTATCCACCTCAGTCTGCAACTTTTTCCGCATCTTTGTAACCCTATATTTAATATACGTTACATAAATGAGATTTACATACCGAAATCCAAGTAAAATAAACTATTGATAATACTATCTATACGTATATATGTTACATGTACATTTGAACATATGTATATGTCAATGTATATATGTACATACCCGCTTTAAGAGGTAGTGTGCGCCAACTTCCATGACCATGTTGTTCAATGTAAGCGATAAGCTTTTGATCTTCCTCACTAGTCCATGGCCCTTTCTTTAACCCCATTTCGAAACTTGGTGGCTTCCCCATTTCTTTATgcaataataatacaattatactactattattattattattcttttagttGTTACAAAAATAGATAAGTTGGGTTGAGGGTGGGGTTGTATTTGAAAATGAAAGTGTGGATATAGGAGGTGGTGTTATGTAATAGAGATTGGGAAGTGGCATGAGCTAGCTAGGGTTAAGTTAGCATGATTGAGCAAGCTGGGCAATAATTTAATGAGTCATGTTTTGTACTGTTGTTttgctaaaaaaaataaatatttgttTCACAGATAATTAATGAGTGGCTCTATTTTTTGTACTATGTTTTGTACTATTGTTTCAACGTTTTGATTTAAGTTCCCTTTTTTGGTAATAAGAAAATATATCATAAGAATTTTAAGGATCCAAACAACGCAAGTAATTCAGTAAAATTACTTACCTACAACAATAAACAGAAGTAAGAATGTGAAAATTAAATCTAACACACAATATAACGCGTTTATATGTAATCAATGTGATTACTTTAATTCACGGATAAATTAAAGAGTATTTTATTAATAAATCTCGTGCATTTATGTATGAGTTACATAGAGTCAATTTATAATGCATAAACAAAGACAAATCGGACTAAAACGAGGATTCCTAGTCTAAACACAATTCTCGCCGCCCGGGGGGTCCCTCGCGATCGTGACATTCAAGAACAATGTACTTTCGCATTCTCAAGCCATGCATCGAGCTCTTCTCGCGTCGCGAGCCTAAGTTTTCATTTCGCGACTTTGGTACCTCGCGTCGCGATCTAGACTTCCCGGACGCGAGATTCATGCAGCACACACCACTTGTTCTTTGTTTGATTATACTTCACGATCCAACAATCTTCCACTTGAAAGATAATCCAAACAAACCCAATCTTCGTCAACCCAACAATTCAACAATTTAACCAAGAATGTTAAACCCTCATTTATATCTCCAAACTCCATTTAGGACACTCACACTCCTACCACATTTGTCAgataagcagactttcgatacaaggtcttcaacactacttgttagaatcgAAATATCAATCATCTAACTCTCTAGTCGGTGTCTTCTCTCATCAAGTCATGAGAAGACCGGTTGAAGCAATGCAAAACCTCAACTTCTACGTCattaccaccttagtaaacatatcgacaagattcttcgtaccaaggacttTCCTAATACTAATTACCATCATTTATGAGTTCGCGAATAATATGATACTTAGATTAATGTGTTTCGTATGACTATGAaataccggattcttcccaagatgaaccacaCTTTGATTGTCACAATATAAGATGCTATAGTCTTACTTCTTCCCCAATTCACCAAAGAAGTTCTTTAACCAAATTAACTCTTTTGCGACTTCCGCTGCAGCCATATATTCAGATTTGGTTGTAGATGAAGCAACACTTCTGTGtaatcgagataaccaactaacCGAGGTCTTACCAACCGTGAATACAAACCGTGTATTGCTTTTACCCGAATCTTTACATCGACCCAAATTAGCATCCACATAACCCCTAAGTACAACATTGCTTTTAGTGAAGTACAATCTCATAccagaagtacctttcaaataacgaagcaaccatttgaccgcttcccaatgctctttcgcCGGATTAGAGAAATAATGACTAATAACTCCTACCGAATGGGCAATATCCAGTCTCATACAAACCATGACATACATAACACCACCCATGATCGAAGCTTACGGTACCTTTTCCATCTCCACTTTGTCTTCTTCCGATTTAGGTGATTGACTCTTTGATAACTTTACCGTGCTAGCCAAAGGTATAGAACGAGCCTTTACTTTATCCATGTTGAACTTCTCTACAACTTTCTTAATATATATGGATTGAGATAAGTATAGAGTACGTTTCATATGATAACGCACAATACTCATATCGAGTATTTGCCTAGCACAACCAACATCTTTCATCTCGAACTTACGGGAAAGCAATCCCTTCAACTCGTTGATTTCGGACATGTAGGAtcatgcaagtaacatgtcatcaacatataacaataagattatgtaagaggaAATGAATTTCTATAATTAGTACCAATGATCCATCTCACAACGCATGAACCCACTCATTTACATAAAATCAacgaacttcaagtaccattgccgatgtGTTTTCTTCAATCTATACAAACTTTTAcatagcttacaaacccacttctctttaccctttatctCAAAGCCCTTGGGTTGCTTCATATATATCTCTTCGTTaagatcaccatgtaagaatgtGGTCTTCACATCAAATTGTTCTAGATGTAAGTTCTCGGATGCAACCATACAAAGTACTAATCGAATAATAGTCATTAACTATTGGTGAGAATATCTCATTGTAGTCAACCCATTTCTTTTGctgaaagcctttaaccaccaacCAAGCCTTGTTCCTTTTCTTGCCCTCCAACTCATTAATACGATACATCCATTTGTTTtacaacgcccttttatcatgaggtagttTCACTAGTGACTAAGTTTCATTCTTCTCAAGTGAACCCACATCTTCTTTCATGGAAAGCtctcattgtatggattctttctaTTGTCTCGCTCCAAAGTAACTTTcgagttcaccattctcggtatagagcaagccCTTTATTGAAGTAGAATACATAGGATTAGGCTTGGGCACTCTAGTCAAGCGTCTTGTTATAGGGGTAACCGGAATGGTTGAACCTATTT
Proteins encoded in this region:
- the LOC139864761 gene encoding transcription factor MYB106-like, with translation MGKPPSFEMGLKKGPWTSEEDQKLIAYIEQHGHGSWRTLPLKAGLQRCGKSCRLRWINYLRPDIKRGKFSLQEERSIMQLHALLGNRWSAIAAHLPKRTDNEIKNYWNTNLKKRLTKMGIDPNTHRSSRIAATSNLSHMTQWESARLEAEARLVRSNSKLIISKSSNQQMHNKHDQPFSQPQPQPQPLCFDHVLQLCQNITQQSSHLKSWSQTPFCTLNYFEKALSSLTNIQNPSTQTKNNVKPPSTIDCLNDHACKVLKEPLHNINIDDISKKLDQNKFQVNDDIFYQDNDTMEALTHSLFGDLDDNNDCWSGVLDHILWQEQ